A window of Terriglobales bacterium genomic DNA:
CGAGGTTATCGGCCCCCGGATCGGCCTGTTCCGCCCGCCGCATACGTATCCCGCCAGCAAGCGCTGGAATTCCGTGCTCACCCACATCGTGTACGGCGCGGTGGCCGAGTTGGTGCGCCGGGAAGTGCGGCGGCGGTTGTAGCTCCGATATCCACAATCCCGATTCCTACCGCAAGGCGGCCTTGTTTCTGGTTCGTAGCTATTTGGGCGCGATGACGGCCACTGGGACGGTCCTCTCTGCAACAGCTTCCGTCGCAACCCCATCTTTAACCGACGGTTCGAACAACCAATGTTCGGCCTGCTGTCGGATCCTCGCATTGATCGCTTCTGGAGCGCCACTAACCTCCGCTCCACGTACGGTTCCATTGCGCGCGATTCGGACCTTGATGTGGACCATGAATCTTCCGTGCGCGTGCGGGTCGATGAGGAACGGATCCGTATTGCAGACGATGCAGACCGGTCCATTGGAGTCCGGCCCGGCTCCTAGAGCAGGCCCAGATAGAGCCGGCGGGAGCTGAGGGCCGGCGGTCTCTCCAACCTTGAGGGATACTTCGAGATTGGCGCAGAGTATTCGATCCGTGACCAAGCAGATACTGGAGTCTGTTGAAGCCCATTTCGTAGTCGCTTCGGGATTGGGTGTGAACTCGTGCAGAGTGGTCTTTGGACCGAAGATGTCCACAACAGTCCCATTTCGTGCGAGGCACCCCCGACTGCTACACAGAGTGCAGGTATGCAGCCGGCAAGGTGAAAGGTCGCTTGGGGAGCGATTCCAACCCTCGCCGTCGGCTGAGTACATAGCGAGTGGAACCGCGTAACCGCCACCCGGCTTATCTTTTTCAATCACCTCTGTCCCAACTACCCAGTACCTGGCTGAGTTGCGGAGGAAGCTGTAAACGGTTGTGTTGGGGATAGTTTGAAATGTCCAGCTTGAACCGCCGTCCCGCGTGAAAACGAATGCCTTCGCGTAATACTGTGCGGGACCGGCGCTCAGCATCACCCCCATGTGCTTTGCGTCAAGGGCAACTAAGGATGCGGGAAATCGAAACTCCTTAAGCTGCTCTTGAGTGAGACCCGTCAACACAGACGACCAGTGCACTCCGCCGTCGCTGGTTACCAGAAGAGATGTTCGGGTGTGTATGAGGCCGTGCTGCGGGTCAGAGAAAGACGCGTGGAGCAGCGTATTGACACTCAAAGTGTGCTGCTCCCATGTTTCGCCACCATCAACTGTCGTCAGCAGCAGACCATTTGTGCCCGAGGCATAGCCGAACTTGTTATCCGCAAAGTCGATGTTGAGCAACACGCTGCCATCGCGTTTCTGATGCCTTAATTGCCAGTGGAGTCCGTTGTCGAACGAGACGGCGAGCCCTTCATCTGTGCCACAAGTCCACAATTCGTTTCCTGTGCTGACGATATTCACAGGGCGAAACGGAAGGTCGCGATTCTGCCACGCGCTCGGCGGCTTGTCCTCGGCGTTGAGGCCGCCCGACAACACTGTCAGGCACATGGCGATCGTAATCGCGATCCCAAACCCTTGTTGTCGAGCCATGCGCAGGATGTGCATCTGTCGAGAATGTTATCCAAGGGCGTACGCTAGTCAAGACTAACCTCCGTCGTCCCTACGGGACTCGGTTTCTCTCCTCGCTCCTTACCCGGCACTGCCGTGCCGGGCTCCTCCTCCGCCGCGCCGATGGCGCTGTGCTTCCACCGGAGGGCCGGGGTCGGTCGTCCTACGAGTGAGACAATAATTTGTAACCCGGCAGGGCATCCCTCCATCTACGTTGACCAGAAGGGTCATGCCTCGCTACCTCGCCATGTGCGCCGCTGCCGTCTGCTGCTGTTGTTGTCGTGTGCGCGGCGTGGGCGAGGCATGTGTTCCCTGATCGTCTCGGCATCTTGCCACCCAAGCCGCTCCACACGGAGCGGCTTTTTACTTTTTGCGCGAAAAGGAGAAAGCCATGAGCATCACCGACGAAGTACTTCGAGCCAACGAGCGGTATGCCGAACAGTTCAAGCTGGGACACCTGCCGATGCCGCCGGCGCGCAAGCTGGCGGTGCTGGCCTGCATGGACGCGCGCCTCACGGTGGAGAAGTTCCTCGGGCTGGAGACCGGGGAGGCGCACATCATCCGCAACGCCGGCGGGATCGCCAGCGAGGATGCGGTGCGCTCGCTGATCATCTCCCATCACCTGCTGGGGACGGAGGAGTTCCTGATCATCAACCACACTGACTGCGGCATGCTGACCTTCAAGGACGACGAGCTGCGCGACCGCCTGGAAAAGGAGACGGGCGTGGCGGCAGTGTCGCCGGTGCACTTCCACGCATTTCCGGACGTAGAGGAGAACGTGCGGCGGCAGATTTCGCGGGTGAGGTCACATCCTTGGATCCCGCGGCACATCCCGGTACGCGGATTGGTTTACGACGTCCGCACCGGGCGGCTGCGCGAGGTGCAGCCGGGGAGCCGAGCGGTAGCGGCGTAGCAGCCGTCAGTCGGCAGTCGTCAGTCATGAGCCGGCGCAGCCCCTGGTGTCTCTCCGCCTTCTTCACCGTCTTCCCGCCAGTGGGCGCCGCAGGACTCACACTTCCAGACGTTGCGCGGCACCGGGATGGGGAGGCCGACGTAGAGCGCAGGGAGCGCGATGCGCTTGTCCAGATTCGCCTCGTGGGTGATCTCCAGGGAACCGCAGCGGGGACAGCGCGGCTGCTCGTAATCTCCGACCCCTTCCACCGCGAACCCCTCGGGGATGGGCTGTTCGAGGACTTCGCGGGCCGCTTCCGCGTCTTCGGTCCGGACCGCGAGCTTCACGCCGCCGAGCAGATTGGAGATGAACCAGTCCAGGCGGACCATGTTGTCGTCCACCAGGAAACATTCGATGCCCGCAGATTCCAGCGTCCCCTTGGCCAGGATCGCCTGCGG
This region includes:
- a CDS encoding carbonic anhydrase, coding for MSITDEVLRANERYAEQFKLGHLPMPPARKLAVLACMDARLTVEKFLGLETGEAHIIRNAGGIASEDAVRSLIISHHLLGTEEFLIINHTDCGMLTFKDDELRDRLEKETGVAAVSPVHFHAFPDVEENVRRQISRVRSHPWIPRHIPVRGLVYDVRTGRLREVQPGSRAVAA
- a CDS encoding DUF2007 domain-containing protein, yielding MPIDTERERQRLAALYAGMSEEELKAVAHDAGSLTEVALQTLSDEVRRRGLDIPLAESVVPMTDVEQLQLVVVQQFRDMPQAILAKGTLESAGIECFLVDDNMVRLDWFISNLLGGVKLAVRTEDAEAAREVLEQPIPEGFAVEGVGDYEQPRCPRCGSLEITHEANLDKRIALPALYVGLPIPVPRNVWKCESCGAHWREDGEEGGETPGAAPAHD
- a CDS encoding YCF48-related protein: MHILRMARQQGFGIAITIAMCLTVLSGGLNAEDKPPSAWQNRDLPFRPVNIVSTGNELWTCGTDEGLAVSFDNGLHWQLRHQKRDGSVLLNIDFADNKFGYASGTNGLLLTTVDGGETWEQHTLSVNTLLHASFSDPQHGLIHTRTSLLVTSDGGVHWSSVLTGLTQEQLKEFRFPASLVALDAKHMGVMLSAGPAQYYAKAFVFTRDGGSSWTFQTIPNTTVYSFLRNSARYWVVGTEVIEKDKPGGGYAVPLAMYSADGEGWNRSPSDLSPCRLHTCTLCSSRGCLARNGTVVDIFGPKTTLHEFTPNPEATTKWASTDSSICLVTDRILCANLEVSLKVGETAGPQLPPALSGPALGAGPDSNGPVCIVCNTDPFLIDPHAHGRFMVHIKVRIARNGTVRGAEVSGAPEAINARIRQQAEHWLFEPSVKDGVATEAVAERTVPVAVIAPK